In Bermanella sp. WJH001, the following are encoded in one genomic region:
- a CDS encoding PilZ domain-containing protein, giving the protein MKDQRQFTRKSLHCMVSVFNDKGESLGNLVDYSVNGVMMSSYQAINIDETLECTMVDLPNNIGRKRSGKITIHCVWSEQLTNTMFGSGFKILNADEEAKIMFASYDSAQED; this is encoded by the coding sequence ATGAAAGATCAACGCCAATTTACCCGTAAATCATTGCACTGCATGGTTTCTGTGTTTAATGACAAGGGGGAATCTCTTGGCAATCTTGTGGATTACTCTGTTAACGGGGTCATGATGTCCAGTTACCAAGCCATAAACATAGATGAAACCCTAGAATGCACCATGGTTGACTTGCCCAACAATATCGGCAGAAAACGTTCTGGCAAAATCACAATACATTGCGTCTGGTCAGAGCAACTTACCAACACCATGTTTGGCAGTGGCTTTAAAATTCTTAATGCAGATGAAGAAGCCAAAATCATGTTTGCCAGTTATGATAGCGCCCAAGAAGATTAA
- the cobT gene encoding nicotinate-nucleotide--dimethylbenzimidazole phosphoribosyltransferase yields MAWYLNNAAPFHSDVEQQAQQYQLTLTKPPGALGQLEQVATRLAGCQGQVHPELNNIFISIFAGDHGVANQGVSAFPQAVTTEMVKNFAQGGAAISVLARQLKAQFEVVNLGTVFEVAPHTQIINARIAPGTQDLSQVPAMTREQLEEALAEGLAAANRAKDMACELFIGGEMGIANTTSASALAAAYLKMPAADLVGPGTGLTEDKLPMKAQIIEDAIALHNAQTPLDQLQCLGGFEIAGLVGAYIGCAQMGVPVLVDGFISSAAALMAQAINPSISPWLFYSHQSHEPGHQKVLAALNAQPLLNIGMRLGEGSGAAVVVSLMQSAVALHNQMATFSQAGVSEAEE; encoded by the coding sequence ATGGCTTGGTATTTAAATAACGCAGCGCCTTTTCACAGCGACGTAGAGCAACAAGCGCAACAATATCAGTTAACCCTAACCAAGCCGCCTGGTGCGCTTGGGCAGTTAGAACAAGTGGCCACGCGTTTGGCGGGTTGTCAGGGGCAAGTGCATCCTGAGCTTAACAATATTTTTATTAGTATTTTTGCCGGTGATCATGGGGTGGCCAATCAAGGGGTTTCTGCTTTTCCGCAGGCGGTGACCACCGAAATGGTGAAAAACTTTGCCCAAGGGGGCGCTGCCATTTCAGTGCTCGCTCGTCAGTTGAAAGCACAGTTTGAGGTGGTGAACCTTGGGACCGTGTTTGAAGTGGCACCTCATACTCAGATTATTAATGCGCGCATTGCGCCAGGTACGCAAGATCTTTCACAAGTGCCGGCCATGACTCGTGAGCAACTTGAAGAGGCATTGGCTGAAGGTTTGGCAGCGGCAAATCGTGCAAAGGACATGGCGTGTGAGTTGTTTATTGGTGGTGAAATGGGCATAGCCAATACCACATCGGCCAGTGCATTGGCGGCTGCTTATTTAAAAATGCCAGCGGCTGATTTAGTGGGGCCAGGTACGGGTTTAACGGAAGATAAGCTGCCCATGAAGGCGCAGATTATTGAAGACGCAATAGCACTGCATAATGCTCAAACCCCACTTGATCAATTGCAGTGTTTGGGTGGATTTGAAATCGCAGGTCTAGTGGGGGCGTATATTGGTTGTGCGCAAATGGGCGTGCCTGTTTTAGTAGATGGATTCATTAGCAGTGCAGCAGCCTTAATGGCCCAAGCAATTAACCCAAGTATTTCACCGTGGTTGTTTTACAGTCATCAAAGTCATGAGCCGGGCCATCAAAAAGTGCTGGCGGCTTTGAATGCACAGCCATTATTAAATATTGGCATGCGCTTGGGTGAAGGCAGTGGCGCTGCCGTGGTGGTGAGCCTGATGCAAAGCGCGGTGGCGTTGCATAATCAAATGGCCACCTTTAGCCAAGCGGGCGTAAGTGAGGCTGAGGAGTAA
- the cobU gene encoding bifunctional adenosylcobinamide kinase/adenosylcobinamide-phosphate guanylyltransferase: protein MAIITQSNVHLILGGARSGKSGYGESMAKQTDLDVIYVATAQAHDQEMSERIAQHQLDRPKHWLTIEEPLALADVIQAHSKSNSVVLVDCLTLWLMNVMHHELDLAEQVDALLATLEQAPGLVILVSNEISMGVVPMGELSRRYVDNLGRLHQQIAKHAQQVTLMVAGIPMAVKSRV, encoded by the coding sequence ATGGCAATAATTACCCAATCCAATGTGCATTTGATTCTTGGTGGCGCCCGTTCTGGTAAGAGTGGCTACGGTGAATCCATGGCTAAACAAACTGACTTGGATGTCATTTACGTGGCGACAGCGCAAGCGCATGACCAAGAGATGAGTGAGCGTATTGCCCAGCATCAACTTGATCGCCCCAAGCATTGGCTCACTATCGAAGAGCCTTTGGCGTTGGCCGATGTTATTCAAGCTCATAGCAAGTCTAATTCGGTGGTATTGGTTGACTGTTTAACCCTGTGGTTAATGAATGTGATGCACCACGAGCTGGATTTAGCTGAACAGGTGGATGCATTGCTTGCGACTCTTGAGCAAGCGCCGGGTTTGGTCATATTGGTATCAAATGAAATCAGTATGGGGGTGGTGCCCATGGGTGAGTTATCGCGCCGTTATGTGGATAACCTTGGGCGCTTACATCAACAAATTGCAAAACACGCGCAACAGGTCACGCTCATGGTGGCGGGAATCCCAATGGCGGTTAAGTCGCGTGTGTAA
- a CDS encoding histidine phosphatase family protein produces the protein MEQPRKTIDLLRHGEPEGGNVFRGRTNHPLTDLGWSQMREAVKGLQWDVIIASPLSRCWDFAQSLSQELGCELLQADGLREFDFGVWENQPTEQVFANDFERIKGLWDDPMHFTAPEGESVLDFEARVLKDWFGCLSRKDERQLIICHGGVIRMLLKEVLGLPYPNINRVDVPYASMTQIGVNHGEPYYYQLLKHG, from the coding sequence ATGGAGCAGCCCAGAAAAACCATTGATCTATTGCGTCATGGAGAGCCAGAAGGTGGCAATGTTTTTCGTGGGCGCACCAATCACCCGTTAACGGACCTTGGTTGGTCACAAATGCGAGAAGCGGTAAAAGGCTTGCAGTGGGATGTGATTATCGCAAGCCCCCTGTCGCGGTGTTGGGATTTTGCCCAAAGTCTGTCTCAAGAATTAGGTTGCGAGTTATTACAAGCTGACGGTTTACGCGAATTTGATTTTGGGGTGTGGGAAAACCAGCCCACAGAGCAGGTTTTTGCCAATGACTTTGAGCGCATCAAAGGATTGTGGGATGACCCCATGCACTTTACTGCGCCAGAAGGGGAGAGCGTGTTAGATTTTGAGGCGCGAGTATTAAAAGATTGGTTTGGGTGTTTGTCTCGTAAAGATGAACGCCAATTGATAATTTGTCACGGTGGTGTGATTCGCATGTTACTTAAAGAGGTCTTGGGTCTGCCTTACCCAAATATTAACCGTGTGGATGTGCCCTATGCGTCAATGACTCAAATAGGTGTCAATCATGGGGAGCCTTATTATTATCAGCTTTTAAAACATGGCTGA
- a CDS encoding dihydrolipoyllysine-residue acetyltransferase, which translates to MALTQVNVPDLGGIDEVEVIEICVKAGDHLENEEALIVLESDKATMEVPAPFTGTVKEILVAVGDKVSTGSHVANMETQTEASTAVEKTEAPKQDSAPVEKPVEVKKPNDNTPQEVDVVVPDLGGVDKVEIIELSVAPGDELAFEESLMVLESDKATMEIPAPHAGKLISFAVKVGDKVSQGDVVGKMLVVQTVEEKSQPVASTVASKEEKTPAKNENTKPVTTVASSNSDGSGAVHAGPAVRKLARELGVDLTQVRGSGPRDRIQKHDLHDFVKQRVNNPTSSTLSVKGSDEDFSKYGEIRETALTKIKQVTARNMVASWTTIPQVTQFDEADITELEAYRKQSMGALLPEGVKVSPLAFIVKACVKALKAFPEFNSSLGPNADTLILKQYFNIGIAVDTPDGLLVPVIKAADQKGVVEVATASSDLAKKAREKKLPMDAMSGASFTISSLGGIGGTSFTPIVNAPQVAILGVSKASYKPVWNGQEFEPRLMLPLSMSYDHRVIDGAQAARFTRYLCELLTDVRHLLL; encoded by the coding sequence ATGGCTCTCACACAAGTAAATGTGCCCGACCTTGGCGGAATAGATGAAGTTGAAGTCATTGAAATCTGCGTCAAAGCCGGTGATCACTTAGAAAACGAAGAAGCGCTTATCGTATTAGAAAGCGATAAAGCCACCATGGAAGTACCTGCACCATTCACAGGTACGGTTAAAGAAATATTAGTGGCTGTGGGTGATAAAGTCAGTACTGGTTCGCACGTAGCCAATATGGAAACACAAACAGAAGCATCAACAGCGGTTGAAAAAACAGAAGCGCCCAAACAAGACAGCGCCCCTGTTGAAAAGCCTGTGGAGGTTAAAAAACCCAATGACAACACACCACAAGAGGTTGATGTTGTTGTGCCTGATTTAGGTGGTGTTGATAAGGTTGAAATAATCGAGCTGTCTGTGGCCCCGGGTGATGAACTGGCATTTGAAGAAAGCTTAATGGTGCTAGAAAGCGATAAAGCGACCATGGAAATCCCTGCCCCACATGCCGGTAAATTGATTTCGTTTGCTGTAAAAGTGGGTGATAAAGTCAGTCAAGGAGATGTGGTTGGTAAAATGCTGGTGGTGCAAACAGTTGAGGAGAAAAGTCAGCCGGTTGCATCTACTGTTGCGAGCAAAGAAGAAAAAACACCCGCAAAAAATGAGAATACAAAACCGGTAACTACGGTTGCTTCGTCCAATTCAGATGGCTCTGGCGCTGTACATGCGGGACCTGCGGTACGTAAATTAGCCCGTGAGTTAGGGGTGGATTTAACCCAGGTACGCGGTAGTGGTCCCCGTGATCGAATACAAAAGCATGATTTGCATGACTTTGTAAAACAAAGAGTCAACAACCCAACCTCATCAACTTTAAGCGTAAAAGGCAGTGATGAAGATTTTTCCAAATACGGTGAGATTAGAGAAACAGCTCTTACCAAAATCAAACAAGTCACCGCTCGCAATATGGTGGCCAGCTGGACCACCATTCCACAGGTGACTCAGTTTGATGAAGCTGACATCACCGAATTAGAGGCGTATCGAAAGCAATCTATGGGTGCGCTCTTGCCTGAGGGTGTGAAAGTTTCACCATTAGCATTTATTGTAAAAGCCTGTGTGAAAGCATTAAAAGCATTCCCCGAGTTTAACTCTTCACTTGGTCCAAATGCCGATACGTTAATTCTTAAGCAGTATTTTAATATTGGCATTGCAGTAGATACACCGGACGGCTTACTGGTACCGGTGATCAAAGCAGCTGACCAAAAAGGCGTGGTTGAGGTGGCGACGGCAAGTTCTGATTTGGCGAAAAAAGCGCGAGAGAAAAAGTTACCTATGGATGCCATGAGTGGTGCCAGTTTCACCATTTCAAGTTTGGGTGGTATTGGTGGTACAAGTTTTACGCCTATCGTAAATGCGCCTCAAGTGGCTATTTTGGGTGTCTCAAAAGCCAGTTATAAACCGGTTTGGAATGGTCAGGAATTTGAGCCTAGGCTCATGCTTCCGCTAAGTATGTCATATGATCACAGGGTGATTGATGGGGCTCAAGCTGCACGGTTTACTCGGTATTTGTGTGAGCTGTTAACAGATGTACGGCATTTGTTGCTGTGA
- a CDS encoding methyl-accepting chemotaxis protein gives MNGLLAPAVALMNKLSYAKKFGVISITFFVPLLFLSYAIVNQTYGYIKQAEEASDSLIVVKDVLAVAHQIGNFRDLAAVDTFYQRPGLNDQVRELEKVIFKSIDELKEKYIGTAVAKEIEVKEPIWRAKLKRSGENKQPTITDQFKNNNQVLLDIIHLANKIAQDSGVLQDTNEKVQLLLKMVLQDYNKHLEILGFANTIGVFSIVEKYIMTGTYDTLNETYDLLDAQQKKMVQSHKDLLSSFPEFTDKFSESFKQVESNIEAIKFKLDEEIVSAASVEITWFDFNDFFVSKLPPFYAVQESAIEEIHSILGLRVSVLMNKLITVVVAISLVMLLIIYLYAAFFWSVRSTVGQFHSAARKISKGDMRIRVNVASKDEMGELTGEFNVMVDKIHALLQAVHKTANDVGDSMKLVGGNAEQSNKAANEQLHQTEQVASAITQMAATAEEVNRQSADAANFANDATNQAGSANDVVAETLGKINKLADEIIHSTDVINQLSENSSNIASMLAVIKGIAEQTNLLALNAAIEAARAGEQGRGFAVVADEVRTLASRTQTSAQEIDEVMTTIHTGISDAVSVMGKSHEMAQSTVESSSKVREALDEIVTMIKSISDINGQISVSADEQTQVAKTIDENVIKINDLGRATVEDSEHTVKAIKEVIALTHSLQEKLERFQV, from the coding sequence GTGAATGGACTGTTAGCGCCCGCTGTGGCTTTAATGAATAAACTGAGTTACGCCAAGAAATTTGGCGTGATCAGTATTACCTTCTTTGTACCCCTTTTATTTCTAAGCTATGCCATAGTCAATCAAACCTATGGTTATATTAAGCAAGCAGAAGAAGCCAGCGACTCCTTAATTGTGGTAAAGGATGTTTTAGCGGTTGCTCATCAAATTGGGAATTTCCGTGATTTAGCAGCAGTGGATACTTTTTATCAAAGACCGGGCTTGAATGATCAGGTTCGAGAGCTTGAGAAAGTGATATTCAAATCAATTGATGAGTTAAAAGAAAAGTATATCGGCACTGCGGTTGCAAAAGAAATCGAAGTAAAAGAACCTATTTGGCGAGCCAAATTAAAGCGAAGTGGAGAAAATAAGCAGCCAACCATCACTGATCAATTTAAAAATAATAACCAAGTCTTATTAGATATCATTCACTTAGCGAACAAAATTGCGCAAGACTCTGGTGTGCTTCAAGATACCAATGAAAAAGTGCAACTATTACTGAAAATGGTATTGCAAGATTACAATAAGCACCTAGAGATCCTTGGGTTTGCCAATACAATTGGGGTATTTTCAATTGTCGAAAAATACATCATGACCGGCACCTATGATACGTTAAATGAGACATATGATTTATTAGACGCACAGCAAAAGAAAATGGTGCAGTCCCATAAAGACCTTTTAAGCAGCTTCCCTGAGTTTACCGATAAGTTTTCTGAAAGTTTTAAGCAAGTTGAATCAAACATAGAAGCCATAAAATTCAAGTTGGATGAGGAAATCGTTTCCGCGGCCAGTGTAGAAATAACATGGTTTGATTTTAATGATTTTTTTGTGAGTAAATTACCACCTTTTTATGCGGTTCAAGAGTCCGCCATAGAAGAAATTCATAGCATTCTAGGGTTGCGTGTTAGCGTGCTGATGAACAAGCTGATAACAGTTGTAGTTGCTATTTCATTGGTCATGCTGCTGATCATATATTTATACGCAGCATTCTTTTGGTCTGTACGAAGTACCGTAGGTCAATTTCATAGTGCCGCACGAAAAATTTCAAAAGGCGACATGCGAATTCGGGTGAATGTTGCCTCAAAGGACGAAATGGGGGAATTGACAGGCGAGTTTAATGTCATGGTAGATAAAATTCATGCTTTGCTTCAAGCCGTTCATAAAACAGCCAATGATGTGGGGGATAGCATGAAACTAGTTGGCGGAAATGCAGAGCAAAGCAATAAAGCCGCAAATGAACAACTGCATCAGACTGAACAAGTTGCGTCAGCCATCACACAAATGGCTGCAACCGCTGAAGAAGTGAATCGTCAAAGTGCCGATGCCGCCAATTTTGCAAACGATGCAACCAATCAAGCGGGCAGCGCAAATGATGTGGTTGCAGAAACCCTAGGAAAAATTAATAAGTTAGCGGATGAAATCATTCATAGTACTGATGTAATCAATCAGCTATCTGAAAACTCCAGTAACATCGCCAGTATGCTTGCTGTTATCAAAGGCATAGCGGAACAAACCAATTTATTAGCATTAAATGCCGCCATTGAAGCAGCGCGAGCAGGTGAACAAGGACGAGGTTTTGCTGTGGTAGCGGATGAAGTGCGGACATTGGCAAGTCGAACTCAAACCTCTGCACAAGAAATTGATGAGGTTATGACAACAATACATACCGGCATCAGTGATGCCGTGAGTGTGATGGGTAAAAGCCATGAAATGGCACAAAGTACAGTGGAGTCATCATCAAAAGTTAGGGAAGCACTCGATGAAATCGTTACCATGATTAAAAGTATCTCAGATATTAATGGTCAGATATCGGTGTCAGCGGATGAACAAACACAAGTGGCTAAAACCATTGATGAAAATGTGATAAAGATAAATGACTTGGGAAGGGCCACGGTTGAAGACTCAGAGCATACAGTCAAGGCTATAAAAGAAGTGATTGCGTTAACGCATTCTTTACAAGAGAAGTTAGAGCGTTTTCAGGTGTGA
- the aceE gene encoding pyruvate dehydrogenase (acetyl-transferring), homodimeric type: MDSFEQDQDPIETKEWLDSIDSVIREVGIERARYILERLSERATRNGLPLPYSFVTPYRNTIPVSEEAKMPGDLFLERRIRSLIRWNALAMVVRANQSGDDLGGHISSFASSATLYDVGFNYFFRAPNKTSEKCPLGDLIYYQGHIAPGIYARSFLEGRLEKKQLENFRREVDGEGLSSYPHPRLMPNYWQFPTVSMGLGPLQAIYQAHFMRYISARNLVPRLDRKVWAFLGDGECDEPETLGAINLAGREKLENLIFVINCNLQRLDGPVRGNGKIIQELEGTFRGAGWNVVKVVWGRHWDPLLAEDHDGLLQKRMDEVVDGEFQNYKAKGGAYTKEHFFGKYPELKARVAGMKDEEIYKLNRGGHDPYKVYAAYRQAAGHKGQPTVILAHTIKGYGMGDAAEGKNEAHGVKKLDIESLKGFRDRFDIPISDNDLKDVPYYRPPEDSPEMVYMRKRRETLGGYMPVRTENTDPLPVPALDSFKAQLDGTGDREISSTMAFVRILTALVKDKAMGERVVPIVPDEARTFGMEGLFRQVGIYSSEGQKYEPVDFGQMMYYKEEKEGRILEEGINEAGAFSAWLAAATSYSTYDKAMVPFYIFYSMFGFQRVGDLAWAAGDCQAQGFLIGATAGRTTLNGEGLQHQDGHSHILANTVPNCITYDPTFAFELAVIIQDGMRRMYQEHERVYYYITVMNENYAHPAMPQGAEEGIIKGMYPLLTGADGDLTVQLLGSGTILREVIAAKDILENDFNIQANVWSATSINELTREGRKVERENLLHPGEKEKIPYVTQCLQDTQGPVICATDYMKQYSEQLRAYMPKDKTYVTLGTDGFGRSDSREKLREFFEVNRYFVVIASLYALMKEGKIEAKQLKAAMKKFGISPDKLDPLYH, translated from the coding sequence ATGGATTCCTTTGAGCAAGATCAGGACCCAATCGAAACCAAAGAATGGCTCGATTCAATTGATAGTGTGATTCGCGAAGTGGGCATTGAACGGGCCCGCTATATTTTAGAGAGGCTCTCAGAGCGCGCCACCCGTAATGGCCTGCCATTACCATACTCCTTTGTTACCCCTTACCGAAATACCATACCTGTTAGCGAAGAGGCAAAAATGCCTGGGGATTTATTCCTTGAGCGTCGCATTCGTTCGCTGATTCGTTGGAATGCCTTAGCCATGGTGGTGCGAGCCAATCAAAGTGGTGATGATTTAGGGGGGCACATCTCCAGCTTTGCTTCTAGTGCCACTTTATATGATGTGGGGTTTAATTATTTTTTCAGAGCGCCTAATAAAACCAGCGAAAAATGCCCACTGGGCGATCTTATTTATTATCAAGGTCATATTGCACCGGGTATTTATGCGCGCAGCTTTTTAGAAGGGCGCTTAGAGAAAAAACAATTAGAAAACTTCCGCCGCGAAGTGGATGGTGAGGGTCTAAGTTCATATCCCCATCCAAGGTTAATGCCTAACTATTGGCAATTTCCAACGGTATCCATGGGGCTTGGGCCGCTTCAAGCCATTTATCAAGCGCACTTCATGCGTTACATATCGGCACGAAATTTAGTGCCGCGATTGGATCGTAAAGTGTGGGCGTTTTTAGGGGACGGTGAGTGTGATGAGCCAGAAACTTTGGGAGCCATCAACCTTGCAGGTCGAGAAAAACTCGAAAACCTTATCTTTGTCATCAACTGTAACTTACAGCGTTTAGATGGCCCTGTGCGTGGTAACGGCAAAATCATTCAAGAGCTTGAAGGCACTTTCCGTGGGGCCGGCTGGAATGTGGTCAAAGTGGTGTGGGGTCGTCATTGGGACCCACTACTGGCAGAAGACCATGACGGATTATTGCAAAAACGCATGGACGAAGTGGTGGATGGTGAGTTCCAAAACTACAAAGCCAAAGGCGGCGCATATACCAAAGAGCATTTCTTTGGTAAATACCCTGAACTTAAAGCCCGTGTGGCGGGTATGAAAGACGAAGAAATTTATAAGCTGAATCGTGGTGGTCATGATCCTTATAAAGTATATGCCGCGTACCGACAAGCGGCGGGCCACAAAGGTCAGCCCACGGTGATTCTGGCCCATACCATTAAAGGTTATGGCATGGGCGATGCGGCAGAGGGCAAGAACGAAGCCCATGGCGTGAAGAAGCTCGACATCGAAAGTTTAAAAGGTTTCCGTGATCGCTTTGATATTCCCATCAGCGACAACGACTTAAAAGACGTACCGTATTATCGCCCGCCAGAAGACAGCCCAGAAATGGTTTACATGCGTAAGCGCCGTGAAACATTGGGTGGTTACATGCCAGTGCGCACGGAAAATACAGACCCGTTACCGGTTCCGGCCCTTGATTCATTTAAAGCACAGTTAGATGGTACCGGTGATCGTGAGATTTCTTCCACCATGGCCTTTGTGCGTATATTAACGGCATTAGTAAAAGACAAGGCTATGGGTGAGCGAGTGGTGCCCATTGTGCCAGATGAAGCTCGCACATTTGGTATGGAAGGTTTGTTCAGACAAGTGGGCATTTACAGCTCTGAAGGTCAGAAATATGAGCCTGTCGATTTTGGCCAAATGATGTATTACAAAGAAGAAAAAGAAGGCCGAATTTTAGAAGAAGGCATTAATGAAGCTGGTGCATTTAGCGCATGGCTGGCCGCCGCAACTTCTTATAGTACTTATGATAAAGCCATGGTGCCGTTTTATATTTTTTACAGCATGTTTGGTTTTCAGCGCGTGGGGGATTTAGCTTGGGCAGCTGGGGATTGCCAAGCCCAAGGTTTTTTAATTGGCGCAACAGCAGGGCGAACCACGTTAAATGGTGAGGGTTTGCAGCACCAAGATGGTCACAGTCATATTTTGGCGAACACCGTACCTAACTGCATAACTTATGATCCAACCTTTGCATTTGAGCTGGCGGTTATTATTCAAGACGGCATGCGTCGCATGTATCAAGAGCATGAGCGGGTTTATTATTATATAACCGTGATGAACGAAAACTACGCACATCCAGCCATGCCTCAAGGAGCTGAAGAAGGCATCATAAAAGGCATGTACCCATTACTGACAGGAGCAGATGGGGATCTAACCGTTCAGTTATTAGGAAGCGGCACCATTTTGCGCGAAGTGATTGCAGCGAAAGACATTCTTGAAAACGATTTTAATATTCAAGCCAATGTTTGGAGCGCCACTAGCATTAATGAACTAACCCGTGAGGGGCGTAAAGTTGAGCGCGAAAATTTATTGCATCCAGGTGAAAAAGAAAAAATTCCGTATGTGACGCAGTGTTTACAAGATACTCAAGGACCAGTTATTTGCGCAACGGATTATATGAAGCAATATAGCGAGCAACTGCGCGCTTACATGCCAAAAGATAAAACCTATGTGACACTGGGAACCGATGGATTTGGTCGCAGTGATTCGCGCGAAAAATTAAGAGAGTTCTTTGAAGTGAATCGTTATTTTGTGGTGATTGCCAGTTTGTACGCATTAATGAAAGAAGGAAAAATTGAAGCGAAACAACTTAAAGCCGCCATGAAGAAGTTTGGCATTTCTCCCGACAAACTCGACCCACTTTATCATTAA